The nucleotide window CGTGTGCCTCCAGGGCGGCGTCGCCGCAGACCCGCGCGGTGGCCAGGGCCTCCGCGTAGTGCGAGCGGGCGTCGTCGAAGCGGCCCGAGTCGTGCGCCAGCCAGCCGACGGTGATGGCGAGTTCGCCCGCCCCGGCGTGCAGCCGGTCGGACACCGAGCGGCGCTGCACATCCGCGTCCAGCAGCTCGTAGGCCGCGCGCAGCGGCGGGGCGGCGCGGCGGTAGATGCCCTCCGAGCCGTGCCGGTCGTCCAGCAGCCGGATGTGACGGACCGCCTCCTCGACGGCGGCGGCCTCGGCGGCACCGGCCCGTGCGACGGGCGGTGTCCGGGGCCCCGGCACCGGGGCGGACACGGCGGCGGCAGCGGCCTCGACGGGATGCAGGGTGGCGAAGCCCAGGGCTGCTGCCGGGCCGCCGGTGATGAACGCGCGACGCAGCACGTCGCTCTCCTCGCAGATCTGGATACAGGTATCGCGGTGGTCGGGATCGGGTGCCAGGGGCGCGGCGCCGGCCGCTGCGGCACGCGCCCCCCGTCCGCGTACCGCCTCGCGCGCCGCGAACCCCATGTCGGGCAGCGTCAGCCCCGGGAACATGTGCCGGAAGACTCGCTCGTAGGCGTAGTTCGGACACCGGATTTCCCCGGACTCGACGCGCCCCACATAGCGGGCGTCACACGAGACCTGCTCGCCGATCTCACGGGCGGACCGTCGGACCGCCGCCGCGAACTCGCCTGGTGACAGCCGGCCGCGCAGCTGTCGGAAGGCGAGATTCGGGCGGGCGGGTACGGTGCGGGACGACGCTGATCGTGCTTCTGGCGACGCCATGGCGGACCCTCTCCGTGCCCTCTCCGTGCCATCCTGCGGCGTTGCCGCCTCCTGGCGGTGCGGCGGGACGACCGTACCGGCTGTGATGGCTTCGATACGCACAGTTTGGCCGCAAATCGGATATCTCACGCGCGATCTGCCATGAACTGCCATCCTTTGCAGCGTTACGCCGCCGTAGCTGTTGACACGTCCG belongs to Streptomyces sp. NBC_01454 and includes:
- a CDS encoding tetratricopeptide repeat protein; the encoded protein is MASPEARSASSRTVPARPNLAFRQLRGRLSPGEFAAAVRRSAREIGEQVSCDARYVGRVESGEIRCPNYAYERVFRHMFPGLTLPDMGFAAREAVRGRGARAAAAGAAPLAPDPDHRDTCIQICEESDVLRRAFITGGPAAALGFATLHPVEAAAAAVSAPVPGPRTPPVARAGAAEAAAVEEAVRHIRLLDDRHGSEGIYRRAAPPLRAAYELLDADVQRRSVSDRLHAGAGELAITVGWLAHDSGRFDDARSHYAEALATARVCGDAALEAHAFCNTAFLARDAGRPREAVRAAQAAQQAAKHLASPRLLSLLALREAGGWAGLADRSGCEQALVRAERLFAGGPRDGDPEWMTFYGEAELAGLEAQCWSALGDAERAADHARRAVALQDPHFTRNIALFTAELAGNLAAGGAHEEAAAAGVRVLTLLKQVRSARIRTMLDGTARRLRAHRDRGAVDDFLARHAASAAAESASGGGVPGARAGD